A stretch of DNA from Cytophagia bacterium CHB2:
TCGCGTCATCCTCACACAATACTTTCAGTAAGCAACGAACACCCGCGCAATTCCGCGCCACTGGCGCGTCCTAGCAATTCGATACGATCCTGCCACGCCCGACCCAAATCCTCGGTTTGAATCGCCAGCACAGAATCAACATTGGCCAAATCAAAAATGCGCAGCATGCCGATTTCACCAGCGGGCAAGGGCTGCAAATTCTCCGGATTGACTGCCAGCACGCGCACCCACGGCGGCATGAATTTGATATTGTCTCTTTCGTCCTGCAACGGCAGGCCGGGCAACTGGCTTTCGTAGAATTGCGAGCTTAACTCCGTCATGCCGTATTCATTCAACAAAAACTCTTTTGTGATGCCGAAGTTTTCACAAAGCAATTTTTGAAACTCCGCGCGCGGCGCTTCGCGCGTGCGGCCTTTGTAGCCGCCGGTATCCAGAATGCGGCTGCCTGCCGGCAACGTCATACGCTGTCCGTGCGCCTGCAATTCATCAACACATTGCAGAAGATTGAAAGCTGTTCCCAAAATAAAAACCGGCTCTTGCTTTTGCATGGCTGAATCGAGAGCACCAAAAAAGTCTGGCAACATTAACTTTTCAGACGTGAAAAACGCGGCGCTGCCCTCTGCGCCAAACTCGTCGCGTACCGCGGAGAACATGTAACCCAATGATGAATGCGGAAAATGACCGGCTGTTGGCCCGAGAAAGAGCATGCGCATTTTTTCGCGATCGGGCAGGCAATAAGCGCGAAAACTGCGCAACAGCGCGCTGCGGTAAAACATCAAATCCTGAAAATAATGCTTGCCGCTGTGCTGCATCGTGGTGCCGCTGGTGTGAAACTCGGCAACCGCATGCTCCGGCGGAAAGCAGGCGAGCGGCACGTACTTGAATGCGCTGGTGGTGACCGCGGGAATCTCGCGCCAGGTTTTGGGTTCGGTCACCGCCGGCGAGGCTTGCAGACAAAATCTTCGATAGACGGCGTTGTGGCGAAATTGGTAACGAAAGAGTCGCACGGCAAGATCATTGAAGATCGTATCATCAAAGACAGCGAGATTCGCGGTCGAGATGAATTCCAGGATCAAAGGCCGAGGATCGAGTATGGCTGATTGTAGGCGGGAAGGTGGCATGCGCGAGCCTCAGGTGCATCTGCCGCTGCATCGGCAAATCCGACACGAAATCATGGTCTGTTATTGAAAAAAATCAGAAGTATTTCACCTCTGAGAAGCTACCCCGATTTGCAGACAAGCTGTAAATCAAAGCTTCTGCGAAGCAGCAAATAACTGGTCGGCGAAATTCGGTGTCTCCGGTGACCATCAGCGATAAAGTTTTTCTACCGAAATGCGCCGAAGTTGCCGAGTATCGCCGAAAAAAACTTTGGCAGGATGATTTATCGGCAGAATTATTTTGAATCGTTCTGCCGACAAATTATTCTGCGACAAACTTTCAGAATTTTATTCTAACTTTGAGCGGCTTATGGCCCTAAACGCACAATCCCCAATCCGCAATCTACGCCGGCTCCACCCATTTGCCATGCGCTTTGATCAGATCTATCAATCGCGCATCCGCTTCGTGTTCGGGAATATTGCGTTGCACGCATTCCTTGCCCACGTACAAGCTCACCACTTTCGGGCCGGTGCCGACGTAACCGAAATCCGCGTCCGCCATTTCGCCCGGGCCATTCACGATACAACCCATGATTGCGATTTTCACGCCTTTCAAATGGCTCGTTTTGGATTTGATGCGTTCGGTCGTGGTTTGCAGATTGAACAGGGTGCGGCCGCAACTCGGACATGAAATGAATTCGGTTTTGGAAATGCGCAAACGCGCGGCTTGCAGGAGATTGTAGCTGAAGCGCAAGGCCTCCGCTGGTTTGATCGCGCCTTCTACAAGAATGGCATCGCCGAGGCCGTCGCACAGCAACGCGCCAAGCTGCCTGCTGGCGTCGAGCATCCAATCTGCGGTTGATGAGCCTTCATTGATCAATTCCTGTGGAATCTGATAACGCCAAATCAGCGGCGCAGCAATACCGATCTTGTCCAAATAACTCACCAGCATGCGCACCAATCCGACTTGTCCGAGGCGATAACCGGGAATGGCAATGCCAATTGACCATTGGT
This window harbors:
- a CDS encoding long-chain fatty acid--CoA ligase gives rise to the protein MPPSRLQSAILDPRPLILEFISTANLAVFDDTIFNDLAVRLFRYQFRHNAVYRRFCLQASPAVTEPKTWREIPAVTTSAFKYVPLACFPPEHAVAEFHTSGTTMQHSGKHYFQDLMFYRSALLRSFRAYCLPDREKMRMLFLGPTAGHFPHSSLGYMFSAVRDEFGAEGSAAFFTSEKLMLPDFFGALDSAMQKQEPVFILGTAFNLLQCVDELQAHGQRMTLPAGSRILDTGGYKGRTREAPRAEFQKLLCENFGITKEFLLNEYGMTELSSQFYESQLPGLPLQDERDNIKFMPPWVRVLAVNPENLQPLPAGEIGMLRIFDLANVDSVLAIQTEDLGRAWQDRIELLGRASGAELRGCSLLTESIV